DNA sequence from the Lachancea thermotolerans CBS 6340 chromosome H complete sequence genome:
ACACCTTGGCGACTCTGGCCCGTGCTCAATGCGCAGCGGGTGCGGTAGTAAAGATAGGGAATATTATTGTAAGTAGCTATGTGCATGTTGTCGTCTAGAGTGATTGTTGGGAGCACTTGCCTGGTGATTGCACGGTGCAAAAGAGAGGCGTGGCGCTAAATGCCACTGAGGCTCTGCTGGAGCCAGCCTATGGTTCGCTTCTTGACCTCCCCGTGCTCGTTTTTGTATATGCGCTTATCCTCGAGGATCTTTATCATATCGTCCGCGCTGCGGCCGTGTTTGATCCCGTTGATGATAAACTTGTAAAGGCGCTTGCGTCGTGCAAACGTTTTGAcgtttttcttcagccGCCACTTGTTGCCGTAGACCTCCTCGAGGAACTTGACAGCAGGCTGGCCGTCGATGCCCTCTATGTATTCTTGCCAAATAGCACGGACGTTGGCGGGCGCCTTGAGCAGCGTGTAATTCAGGTCCCGCTCCCTCAGCCGAGTGTGATGTTCATCTGCGGCTGGGCCCCCACTGCGGGGAGCTGCGGCAGTCTTGGTCTCCGCGTTTACCTGTGTAGCTTTCAGCGGCTGCTCCGTAGGGCCCGGTGCTCGCACAGGGCGGCCGCGGTCGAAATTACGACGGTCTTCACGTCGCTGGTGTATCTGCTGCCCTGGGCTGCGGTTGCGCGGTTCGAACAAGCCTCCGTAACTTTCAGTTTCATCCTCTgcctcttcagcagcatTGATTACATTGCCCCTCGCGCCATAGCTGCGTCCTGCGTCCGCGGCCTCGGCCGATCTGTCGCTATTACggtcctcgtcgtcctcttGGTATCCTTCCTCGTCTTCAGAAGAATCTAGATCCAGCTCATGCGAATCCACGTTGTCTGAGCCAACTTGAATTTCGATATTCCTGTGTCGAAGCCTGGCTCCTGCAGAAACGTTGTGGTCAGAGTTTACATTGAAGCCCAATGAATGAGGCTGGTTTTTGCGCGTCAGATTTTCCAGGGTCAAGTTGGGCAAGCTCATGGAGCCTATCCCGTTTAGAGACGAGATGTCTTGATGACTTTGGCTAAAGGATGGTTTAGTCGCGGTGTTCGCTCTCCTCCTCTTGATGCCGTTTGGATTCAACGTAAAGGACTGTTGGGTTAAATAATGCGGCAGGGGCAGTTGAGAAGCTTCAGAAACTGGGTAGGAGTGGCTTTCCTGAACCAGTTGCTGCCCCGTCTGGCCGCCACTTTCCGCGAAGCTGGAATTGTGCGTTTTGCTGTGCTCCGAGTCGGGAGCTGCTCGTTTCGAGCTCTGCGCAGCCAGGTTGGCTTGTCCTGCTGAGGCACCATTGTTAGGAGCGACGCCTGCAGTTCCGTTTATGGCACGGGTCGAAGAACTAGTCGCAGCCTCACCAAACGCATCTTTCGAGGGTTTGTCTGTGCTCGCAGCGCCAGCCCCGCCCATTGACTGTCGTTGGCGCTTGTACTTCTGGCTGTGCTTGGTATTGACCTTCTTTAAGTAGTTGGATGAGACATTCGTGATGGAATTCAGCAGATCTGTAACAAATCCATCCTTCTCGTTGTCATCTGGGTTGTCAAGGATGGGCATGTTGTGGTTCACTTGACGAACCTCGCTCAATATGCTTGTGAGAAATGCCTCGCTCTGCAACCTGAGGTGCTGTATAGTTGCCTCTTGCTCGTTGATTTTAAAGTacagcttgttgaacatTTCCTCCATTGCTATCATCCGTGCGCTCACCTCGTCCATTCTCTGGCAAATCTGCACACTTGTCGTGGTCGAGTTCCCGGTACCCAGCTCAGAACTGCCGGAGACTTGTTGTATAATTCCATAACGCTGTGGCCCAATCCCGGCGTTTTGCGCCGGAGAAGCACTGTGTATCTGTGCGTGCGTTGGTTCGTTCAGCGCGCTTGCTGGCGTCGCATTGCTGGTTCCTGAGGCGTGGCCATTTTCCCCGCCAGCCTGTGGCGTAGCGTTGGATCCAAGTATGTCTGCTAGTGATGAACCGCTAACGGTTCCCACTGTTTTCGCGGTGTCGTGTGTatctgctggaagagctAAGTTGAGCCCGAGGTTCAGCGCGTCGTTCGAAAGCGAGCCTCGTACTTCTGACGCCTGATTTCCGTTCGCCATAGCAGGTGCTGAACTGCCCATTCGAAGTTCCTGCTTAGTCCCGGGGTCAGTGGCCACTGTAGTCCTTGCCTACATCATCGCCTGCAGCGCCGTCAAGACTTTGATAGGTGCTTTACCGTGCTAGAGCGTATGCACGGATGCTTCTTCGATTACGTttttcacgtgacttaGGCTTTCCTCAATAAGTACGAATACTTATAAAGAATCATATAACGAGCACGTGCAAAAAAACGTCACGGCTCCGTACCGTTGGGATCACTATAAACGCAACCACTATGGAGCTCTTTGCTCATCGCGACCGCTTCCATAAAAGGTTCAAATAGTCATCGTGAATATCAGGGATGTCCTAAGCTATTAGCTGAACCAACCCTTACTTCAAGTTGTGCAATACACATTCATGCCAGAAGCTAGAACCGTACTTGTGGCGCTGAAGGAGTCTGGGACTTCCAGGTTTGTTCAGAAACTACTTTCAGATCAGTTAGTTCCGTCAGTAGGTAAGGCGATCGAGATAGAAGAACGccaggatgaagaagaacatcgaAAAGTCTTTCATACGCCCAGGCTAGTCTCACAGCGGGCGCATTTCGCTTATACAGTGCCAGAGAAACGGCCTCATTACAAGCCATTGCTGACCTCAAAAAAGGCGCTGGACGATTTGCAGCTCGAAATGAGCCAAGATTTGGTTGCAATCCTGACTGGACAAAGAATCTACTGCGATGAGTCGGAAGGCATTTTCCCGTATAGTATGGCATACGCAGGCTTTCAGTTTGGGCAGTTCGCGGGGCAGCTGGGTGACGGCCGCGTAACAAATCTTTTCGATCTCCCTGATAAACACGGGTCGATGCAGACGCTGCAGCTTAAAGGCTCCGGATTAACTCCATTCTCGCGGTTTGCAGATGGTAAAGCAGTGCTTCGGTCCAGCCTTCGTGAGTTTATCATCTCCGAGGCCCTGCATCATATTGGCGTTCCCTCCACCAGAGCTTTGCAACTCACTGCGCTTCCCCAAACCAAGGCTAGGCGCGCCATGTATGAGCCATGTGCTATGTACTGCCGATACGCCCCTAGTTGGATTCGTCTTGGAAATTTTGACCTTTGCCGCTGGCGCCAAGACCATGGCAGTTTGGTTAAACTCGCCGACTTCTGTATCAACGACGTTTTTGAAGGAGGAAAAGAATTCCCAGCCCACCTTGACCCGGAAAGTTTCAAGCATGACTTCTTTCCTGATAAAGAAGACGAAATAGGCACTGAGCCGAAGGAGCAGGAACGCTTAGAGAGCAATACTAAGTATGAGCTGTTCTTCAGACATGTGGTTAATCTAAATGCTGAGTCTGTGGCCTATTGGCAGACGTATGGTTTCCTTAATGGTGTTCTAAATACTGACAACACTTCAATTATGGGCTTGGCGATGGATTTTGGACCTTTCAGTATAATGGATAAGTTCCAGCCCCAATACACGCCTAACCATGACGATGTTGAATCGCGGTATTCTTATGCTAACCAACCAACTGCGAT
Encoded proteins:
- the HOT1 gene encoding Hot1p (weakly similar to uniprot|Q03213 Saccharomyces cerevisiae YMR172W), coding for MGSSAPAMANGNQASEVRGSLSNDALNLGLNLALPADTHDTAKTVGTVSGSSLADILGSNATPQAGGENGHASGTSNATPASALNEPTHAQIHSASPAQNAGIGPQRYGIIQQVSGSSELGTGNSTTTSVQICQRMDEVSARMIAMEEMFNKLYFKINEQEATIQHLRLQSEAFLTSILSEVRQVNHNMPILDNPDDNEKDGFVTDLLNSITNVSSNYLKKVNTKHSQKYKRQRQSMGGAGAASTDKPSKDAFGEAATSSSTRAINGTAGVAPNNGASAGQANLAAQSSKRAAPDSEHSKTHNSSFAESGGQTGQQLVQESHSYPVSEASQLPLPHYLTQQSFTLNPNGIKRRRANTATKPSFSQSHQDISSLNGIGSMSLPNLTLENLTRKNQPHSLGFNVNSDHNVSAGARLRHRNIEIQVGSDNVDSHELDLDSSEDEEGYQEDDEDRNSDRSAEAADAGRSYGARGNVINAAEEAEDETESYGGLFEPRNRSPGQQIHQRREDRRNFDRGRPVRAPGPTEQPLKATQVNAETKTAAAPRSGGPAADEHHTRLRERDLNYTLLKAPANVRAIWQEYIEGIDGQPAVKFLEEVYGNKWRLKKNVKTFARRKRLYKFIINGIKHGRSADDMIKILEDKRIYKNEHGEVKKRTIGWLQQSLSGI
- the FMP40 gene encoding Fmp40p (similar to uniprot|Q08968 Saccharomyces cerevisiae YPL222W FMP40 The authentic non-tagged protein was localized to the mitochondria), which codes for MPEARTVLVALKESGTSRFVQKLLSDQLVPSVGKAIEIEERQDEEEHRKVFHTPRLVSQRAHFAYTVPEKRPHYKPLLTSKKALDDLQLEMSQDLVAILTGQRIYCDESEGIFPYSMAYAGFQFGQFAGQLGDGRVTNLFDLPDKHGSMQTLQLKGSGLTPFSRFADGKAVLRSSLREFIISEALHHIGVPSTRALQLTALPQTKARRAMYEPCAMYCRYAPSWIRLGNFDLCRWRQDHGSLVKLADFCINDVFEGGKEFPAHLDPESFKHDFFPDKEDEIGTEPKEQERLESNTKYELFFRHVVNLNAESVAYWQTYGFLNGVLNTDNTSIMGLAMDFGPFSIMDKFQPQYTPNHDDVESRYSYANQPTAIWWNLTKFAQSMTTLIGAGPAHVEKIVAEGLAAVDEAMEKDIVSRANSVIASASNEYKFRFTVKYTDLMAKRLGIELNIPKVFTSANLGSIAEKVREFNNAILEPLLQVLYVTQVDYNNFFVKLQGYSGPFKTERGGGFELIEPDLLEVFFSNAQIQKLEKHLAGRPDSDSGETRQLVECAEKLNTWIDDFVSLVPSESNSRSEIAKKVNPLFTPRAYILEQVVDDLTENQKERLNDPQAEVDTSLLQKLYSMSVNPYDSDKWEDNLRPEVVQDWTTHGDDDDKFMKQLTCSS